The Haloferax volcanii DS2 DNA segment ACCAACTCCGACAACGCGCGCGTCGCCGCGGCCCCGTCGACCCGCATCATCTACAACGGGATGCGCTACGACGTCGAACCGTTCGATTCGGTCGAGTTCCGGCAGGCGATGAACTATGCCATCGACCTCGAGAGCATCGTCCAGAACGTCCTCGGCGGCTTCGGCGCGCAGACGGGCCAGCCGACGCTCCCCGAGTTCGTCGGCCACAACCCCGACCTCGACCCGTACCCGTACGACCCGGACCAGGCAGAGCAGTTGGTCGAAGAGTCCGGCTACGCCGGCGCGGAGATCGAACTCAACACGCTGGTCGGCCGCTACCTGAAGGACCTCGAAATCGCGCAGGCGGTCGCGGGCTACATCGACGAGCTACCGAACGTCACGGCGACGGTCCGCCAGCGCGACTTCGGCTCACTCGTGGACGAACTGCTCGCGGGCAGTATCGAGGCCCGCCCGCCGTGGTTCCTCATCGGCTGGGGCGAGGCGACGTTCGACGGCGGCCTCGTCATGGAGGCGCTTCTCTCCTCCGACGGGACGCTCACGACGTGGCAAAACGAGGAGTTCGACGCGCTGCTCGAACAGGCCGGCAACCAGTCCGGCGAGGAGCGCGAAGCGACGCTCCAAGAGGCGAACTGGCCCACGACCAGTGCCCGTGGATATTCCTGAACCAGCAGTACAGCGTCTACGGCGTCAACGACGCCATCGCGTGGGAGGCCCGCTCCGACGAGCGCATCGACGCGTACGCGATGAGCCAGCAGTAGTCGATGTCGCTGTCGAGGTTCCTCATCAAACGCTCGCTCCAGGGGCTGTTCGTCATCTGGGGGTCATCACGGTCGTCTTCGGCCTCCGGTTCATCTCGCCGGGGGACCCGGCGAACGTGCTGTTGCCGCCCGACGTCGACCCGGAGGTCAGAGCGCAGGTCATCGCCGAACTCGGGCTGAACGAGCCCCTGTACGTGCAGTACTGGGAGTTCATCTCGGGCGTCCCGTTCGGTGACCTCGGCCTGTCGCTCGTCACCCGGACGCCGGTCTCGGCCCGCGTCGTGGCGAGACTCCCGGCGACGCTGGAACTCGCCATCGCGGCGACAGTCGTCGCCGTCGTCATCGCGATTCCGCTCGGCGTCCTCTCTGCCACGCGGCGTCACGAGCCGGCGGACTACGGCGCGACCGTGTTCTCGCTGGTCGGCATCAGCACGCCGAACTTCTGGCTGGGCGTGATGCTCATCCTCGTGCTCGCGGTGCAGTTGGACGCGTTCCCGACCAGTCAGCGCCCCATCGGCCTCGACGGCATCGCGGTGCTTCTCGCCGGCGGCGACGTGGGCGCGGCGATACGCGGCTTCGGGACGTGGCTGTGGCATATCACGCTCCCCGCAATCACGCTCGGGACGTACTTCACCGCGCTCATCACGCGGCTCACCCGCAGCGGAATGCTCGACCAACTCGGACAGACCTACGTCCGCGCGACGCGGGCGAAGGGGCTCCCGGAGACGCTGGTCCGCTACAAGCACGCGCTTCGGAACACGCTCATCCCGGTCATCACCGTCATCGGACTCCAACTCGGCACCCTCATCGGCGGGGCCGTCATCACGGAGGCCGTCTTCGCGTGGCCGGGACTCGGGTCGCTCATCATCAACAGCATCAACGCCCGCGACTGGCCGGTCTTACAGGGCTCGCTCATCGTCGTCGCGGTCGGATTCGTCCTCGTGAACATCCTCGTCGACGCCCTGTACGCCTACGTCAACCCGCAGGTGGCCTACGATTAACGCTCTATGATATCGGAACGCACACGCAGAAACCTTCGCCGGGAACTCAGACGGAGTCTCCTCGCGAAACTCGGCATCGTCGTCGTCGTCCTCATGGTGGCGATGGCCATCTTTGCCCCGTTTATCTCGCCGTATAGCCCGTCTCAACAGGACCTCGACAACGCCCGGCAACCGCCGCTCGGCTTCAGCACGACGGAGACCAGAGAGGTGACGCAGATGGAAAACGGGAGCGTCGTCATCGAAGACGGGCAGGTCGTCACCGAGACGCAGACCGTCTACACGAACGCGACGCTCGCCCACCCGCTCGGCACCGACGGCAACGAGCGAGACATCCTCTCGCGCATCATCTACGGCGCGAGAACGTCCATCCTCGTCGGCCTGTTCGGCACGTCGCTCGCGGCGCTCATCGGCGTCCTCGTCGGGCTGTCGGCGGGGTTCTATCGCGGGCGCGTTGACGACGTGCTGATGCGGAGCGCGGACATCATGCTCGCGTTCCCCCTCGCTCGTCCTCGCAATCGCCCTCGTCGGCGTCTGGGGGCAGGCGCAAGCGCCAATCCCCGACCCGTTCGTCGCCACCGGAATCGCCCCGGCGTTCCGCTCGGCGGTCGGGTTACCGACGGGCATGCCGGAGACGGTCGTCCTCCCGGGGACGGTCATCGTCGTCGCGCTCGTCAACTGGGTGTGGTTCGCCCGCGTCGCCCGCGGCGAGGCGCTTTCCATCCGCGAGGAGGAGTACGTGAAAGCCGCGAAGGCGCTCGGCGCGAGCGACGGGCGGACGATGCTCAGACACGTCCTCCCGAACGCCATCACGCCAATCCTCGTGTTGGCGACGATTCAGGTGGCCGCCATCATCCTGCTCGAATCGGCGCTGTCGTTCCTCGGCTTCTCCGGGGCCGACGTGTCGTGGGGCTTCGACATCGCCCTCGGCCGGCAGTACCAGTCCACCGCGTGGTGGATTTCGACGATGCCCGGCCTCGCCATCGTCGTGGCGGTCATCGGGCTGAACCTCGTCGGCGACTGGCTCAGAGACGCGCTCGACCCCGGCATCGAAGGGGAGGGGGGCGTCTGAGATGGCCGACACGATTCTCAGCGTCCGCGACCTCTCCACCCGGTTTTTCACCGAGGAGGGGCAGGTCAACGCGGTCGAAAACGTCTCGTTCGACGTCGAAGACGGCGAGATATTCGGCATCGTCGGCGAGTCCGACTCCGGCAAGTCCGTGACCGCGCTGTCGGTCATCGACCTCATCGAGTCACCCGGCCGCGTGACGCAAGGCGAGATATGGTACCGCAACGCCGACCTCGCCGAGGAGTTCCGCGAGTCGAAACCGGACGCCGTCGACGGCGACCTCGTGGACATCCGACGGCTCCCGGAGGGCGTCCGCCGGTCGCTCCGCGGCCCGTCGTTCAGCATGGTGTTTCAGGACCCGATGAGCAGCTTCAACCCCTCGATAACCGTCGGCGAGCAGATAGCCGAGGCGGTCGAGGTCCAGCGCCGCGCCCGGTCGAACCCGCGCAGCACGCGCTCGCGGACGCAGGGCTACGGCCTCGGCTCGCTCCTCGTGGACTCGCTTCTCCCCTCGAAGAGCTACGTCGACGACGAGAGCATGGACCGCGCGGTCGAACTGCTCGACCAAGTCGGCATCCCCGACCCCGAGGACCGCGCCGAGGAGTACCCCCACCAGTTCTCCGGCGGGATGCTCCAGCGCGCGATGATTGCGCAGGCGCTCGCCGGCGAACCGGACGTACTCATCGCCGACGAGCCGACCACCGCGCTCGACGTGACAATTCAGGCGCAGATTCTCAACCTCCTTCGCGACCTGCAGGAACAGGAGGGGATGAGCATCCTGATGATCACCCACGACTTGGGCGTCATCGCCCGGATGTGCGACCGCGTCGGCGTCATGTACGCCGGCGAGGTCGTCGAGCGCGGCCCGCTCGCCGACATCTTCGACGACCCCGTCCACCCGTACACGCAGGGACTGTTGGGGTCGATTCCGGACGTGGACGACCCCTCGGGCCGCCTCGAACCCATCTCGGGCAACGTGCCGAGCCTGCTCGACTCGGAGATGCCCGACGCGTGTTACTTCGCCGACGGGTGTCCCAAAGCCATGACCGACTGCCTGACCCGCATCCCAGAGTACGAACTGGACGGCCGACACAGCGTCCGGTGCGTCCTCGCCGAACAGGAGTACGACCCCGCCGACGCCGTCGATTCGGTCGACGGGGGCGAGGCGGCCGGGGAGGTGAGCGCCGATGACTGAGCCGCTCCTCGCGGTTCGGGACCTCCAGAAGTACTACTTCGAACAGGACTCGTTCGTCGACAGCCTCCTCGGGCGCGACCCGACGAGCGTCAAGGCCGTCGACGGCATCTCCTTCGAGGTCGAACGCGGCGAGACGCTCGGCCTCGTCGGCGAATCCGGCTGTGGGAAGTCCACGACCGGAGAGACGCTGCTCCGACTCCGCGAGGCGACCGGCGGCGCGGTCACGTTCGACGGAAGGAACGTCTTCGAGATGGACGACGACGAACTCAAGGCGTTCCGCCGGGACGCCCAAATCGTCTTCCAGGACCCGTTTTCGAGTCTCGACCCGCGGATGACCGTCGGCGACATCGTCGCCGAACCGCTGAAGATTCACGGGATTCCCGAGTCCGCCGACGGCGAGTCCAAACGCGAGTGGCGGCGCGACAGGGTCACGGACCTGTTAGAGCGGGTCGGCCTCTCCGCGAACCACTTCGACCGCTACCCCCACGAGTTCTCCGGCGGCCAGCGCCAGCGCGTCGGCATGGCTCGCGCGCTCGCGCTCGAACCGGAGTTCATCGTCCTCGACGAACCGGTGTCGGCGCTCGACGTGTCCGTGCAGGCGCAGGTGTTGAACCTGCTCGACGATTTGCAGGAGGAGTTCGGACTGACGTATCTGTTTATCGCGCACGACCTCTCGGTCGTCCGCCACATCTGCGACCGCGTCGCCGTGATGTACCTCGGCAACATCGTCGAACTCGGTCCGACCGACGACCTGTTCGAGTCTCCGAAACACCCCTACACGAAGGCGCTGTTGGAGAGCGTTCCCCGACCCTCAACGGCCGAACACGGCCGACGGGTCGAGGCGCTGCCGGGTGACGTGCTGACGTGCCGTCGCCGCGAAACCCGCCGTCCGGCTGTCGCTTCCGGACTCGGTGTCCGGAGGTCATCCCCCCTGACGACCTCGCCATCGAACAGGGGAGTTACCGCGCCGTGATGGACCTTCGGGACGCTCTCGCGGTCGGTGACGTGAACCAAGACCATATCTGGGACGCTGCCGACCCCGACCGGGAGGACACGGAGGCGTTCATCGACGAGGCGCGCGCGCGACACGTCGACGACGAGGTCGCGAGCGTCGTCGACACGGCGCTCGGCCACCTCGCGGAGGGCGAGGTCGACCGCGCTAGCGAGACGCTTCGGGACCGCTTCGAGAGCCCCTGTGAGACGCGACGCCCCGGCGTCGGTGACGTGCCGCATCCCGCGGCCTGCCACCTCTACGAGGGTTCGGACGAGGTGATAGTCGTCGAGACGAACGCCGGCACGGCCGCCGAGGCCGACGACTGACTCGGGTCCAGCGGGCGACGAGTGCTGGCCTCGGCCGACGCCGCCCTCGCGGCACCGGCGAAACCGCCCCGTAACGAAACGTTCAGGCCCCTACCGGGCGCACCATCGCTGTGACACGGTATCGAAACGTCGGTCTGTTCGTCGTCCTCGCCGCCGTCTGGGGGTCCGCGTTCATGGCGATCAAAGCCGGGCTGGAGTTCTTCCCGCCGGTGCTGTTCGCGGCGCTCCGGTACGACGTGGCGGGGGTCGTGATGCTCGCCTACGCGCTGTACGCCACCGACTCGCCGCTCCCGCGCGGCAGAGCCGAGTGGACCGAAGTCGCCATCGGCGCGGTGTTCCTTATCGCCGCGTACCACGCGCTCCTGTTTATCGGCGAGACCGACCCCACCGTGACGAGCGCCGCTGCCGCCGTCACCGTGAGCCTCAGTCCGGTGCTCACGACCGGATTCGCGCGACTCCTGCTTCCGAGCGAGCGACTCACCCCCCTCGGCGTCGTCGGCCTCCTCCTCGGACTCGTCGGCGTCGCGGTCCTCTCGGAACTCGACCCGAGCAACCTCCTCGCCGGCGGTACGGTCGCGAAACTCCTCATCTTCGGCGCGGCCGCGGCCTTCGCCCTCGGCTCCGTCCTGACACGTCGGGTCGACTCGGAGCTGCCTATCGAGACGATGGAGGCGTGGTCGATGCTCCTCGGCGCGGGTCTGATGCACGTCGCGTCCGTCGGCCTCGGCGAGCGCCCCGGGGCGGTCGTCCTTAACGTCCAGTCGGTCGCGGCGCTCGCGTATCTCTCACTCGCGGCGAGCGCGCTCGGCTTCCTCATCTACTTCGACCTGCTCGCCCGCCTCGGTCCCATCGAAATCAACCTCGTCTCGTACGTCGCCCCCGTCTTCGCGGCGCTCTCCGGCTGGGCGTTCCTGAGCGAGGTTCCGACACCGTCCACGGTCGGCGGGTTCGCCCTCATCTTCCTCGGGTTCGTCCTCCTGAAGCGCGGGGCGATTCGGCGCGAACTCCGCTATCGATTCGGTGACGGTGCCCGCGCGACCGACTGAGTGGGCGCGCGGCTACGCGTCCGTCGCGTCCGTCGCGTCAACCCGCTCGACCGTCTCCACTTCTCCGATCATCGTCCAGCCGTCTTCGCCGGGACGCTGTCGACCGACGACGACCGCGTCGTTGTGCTCCGTCGTCGCGAACCGATAGACTGCGTCGTCGCCGTCGAGTCCGCCTTCGGCCTGAAAGTCGGTCTGGAAGAACTCCGCGCTCTCCAGCGTGAACGTGCCGTCTATCTCCTCGCCGACGACGAGGCGCATAGCGTTCGGGTGGATGTTGTACATGCGCTTTGCGACGCGATTGAGGTCGGGCATACCCCGACAGTTGCGCCCGCGGGCTAAATCCCTGCGGGAGCGACGTCGACCGAACCATCCGTCGGACCGCGGGCGACGTGTCGGGCTCCCGGCCGTATCGAGCGCCGCGTTCGAACCGGAGAAAACCCGCGGAAATTCAGGGTTCGACGACCGTTCAAGAACGTGTGACTATTCCGTGAATAAAAGATTTAGGCGAGGTTATGAAGTATTAGGCGGCCGCTCGTCTATCGATGAAACTTCACATTTACCGGATAGTCGTGGGTAAACGAGTATGAAACGAGTCGAATTCTCGCACCTAATTATGACCCCTCCGCTCCATGTTGTAGTCGTAGGTGCCCCCCAACCAATGTCGAACTCCCCATCCACGGTCCCCCGTGAACGCCTCTCCCAACTCCGCGAGGTCGTAACGGAAGAACGGCCGCTCCGCCTCGGCTTCGAACTCGTCGCCGCACCGCTTCGGTTCGTCGGCTTCTGGGCCGCAGTCGCCCTCCCGTTCCTGTATCTTCCCTTGCTGTTCGGCGGCCTCGAAGCCAGCGATTCCACCGTCTTCGGAGCGCTTCTCGCAGTCAACGCACTCGCGCTCGTCATCGGCCACAACTACGCCCGTTCGTAGACGCGGTCGTACACCGGCGCGGGTCGTGGTTTACGACAACGAACTGCGTTTTCCCTCCATCTCCGCGGCCGTCCTCTCGTTTCCCGTCTCTCGGGCTCTGTGCGGCCATCCGGCCCCTGCCGGATGTCCCTCACGTTCGACCATCGGGAACCGAGTCGCTTTACCGCGGTCCGGTCTTCGGAGTCAGTATGTCGCTTTCGATGGTTCCACTGGGACGGACCGGAACGACGGTCTCCGAGCTCGCGTTCGGGACGTGGCGGTTCGGTCGGCAGAACGACGACGGCGCGGTCGAGGTCGGACGCGACCGCGCCCACGAGCTGCTCGACGCCTACGCCGCCGCCGGCGGGAACTTCATCGACACCGCCGATATGTACGGCGACGGTGCCAGCGAGACGTACATCGGCGAGTGGCTCGGGGAGCGCGACCGCGAGGAGTTCGTCGTCGCGTCCAAGGTTTTCTGGCCCACCCGCGAGGACGCCAACGGCCGCGGGCTCAACCGGAAGCATCTCCGCCGCCAGATAGACCGCATTCTCGACCGGCTCGGCACCGACTACGTCGACCTGCTGTACATCCATCGGTGGGACGACGAGACGCCGGTCGAGGAGTTCATGCGGACGCTCGACGGGTTCGTCCGCGACGGGAAGGTGAACTACCTCGGCACCTCGACGCTCGAACCCAACGCCTGGAAGGTCGTCAAGGCGAACGAACTCGCCGACAAGCGCGGCTACGAGCCGTTCAAAGTCGCCCAGCCGCGGTACAACGCCGTCAACCGCGAGATAGAGGGGAACTACCTCGATATGTGCGCCGACTACGACATCGGCATCGTCCCGTGGTCGCCGCTGGCCGGCGGCTTCCTCACGGGCAAGTACGCCCGCGACGAGCGCCCCCCCGCGGACTCTCGCGCGGCGAACGACCAGCGATTCGCCGACTCGTATCTCACGCCGGCGAACTTCGACGCGCTCGAACAGGTCGAGGAGGTCGCCGAGGCGGTCGGCGCGTCGCCCGCGCAGGTCAGCCTCGCGTGGCTCATGCATCACCCGCAGGTCACCGCGCCGATTGTCGGCGCGCGAACGGTCGACCAGCTCGGCGAGAACGTCGTGGCCGCGGACATCGACCTCACGCCCGACCAGTTCGAACGCATCTCGGTCGCCAAGCGTCACTTGTCCGCGTAACAGCTTCGGAAGCGGCCCCGAACCGTCAGGTGTAGGTGTCGTCGGCGGGTATCGGCGCGCATGACCGACGACGCGTTCGACGCCGACGCCTACGTCTCCGAGCTCCGGGCGAAGCGCGAGGAGAAAGACGACTTCTTCGGGTCGCACCCGCAGTCACCGATTCCGCCGGAGGAACGGGACGACTTCGACGGCCTCGACTACTTCGACCCCGACCCCGACTACCGCGTGACCGCCTCGGTCGAGACGCACGCCGACCCCGAACCGGTGACGATGGACACCTCGACCGACGGCGAGGTCCGGTATCTCCGCGTCGCCACGTTCCACTTCGAACTCCGCGACACCGACCTCACCCTCGGCGCGTACCGTCAGGAACACGACGACTCGCCGACGCTGTTCGTCCCCTTCCGCGACAAGACGACGGGACAGCAGACCTACAACGGCGGTCGGTACATGGAACTCACGCCCGACGCGCCCCTCGACGAGTTGGAGGAGGTCGTCGTCGACTTCAACCTCGCGTACAACCCGTTTTGCGCGTTCACCGAGGCCTTCGAATGTCCGCTTCCGCCCGAGGAGAACTGGCTCGACGTGGTCGTTCCTGCTGGCGAACGGGACTACGAGTAACCCGGCGAATCAAAAGCGCAAGTTCCATATCGGACGCTTCCGGAGAGACCGACATGGGACTGCTCAGTTCGAAGAAAGCCGTCATCGGGATGGTGCTGATGATCGTCGGGACGCTCGCTATGCTGCCGGGAATGCTGCCGAACTCCGCGCAGGTGATGTCCTACGCACTCGTCGTCGGTGCCGGCGCGCTCACCCTCGGAACGTGGATGGTCGGCACGTCCGAGGACGGCCGCCCGGTCTGAGACCGGCGCGTTTCCCCGTTGTAACGGCGAAGAATCGGCTGTTCTCGCGACGACGTAGTTTGTCCGTCTGATCGGGTGTCAGCGACGCGGCCGGACGCGCGCCGCAGGAGTCGAATCAGCCGCGGCTCGGTGGGTCGGCCAGTCGGAAGAAAACGATGCCGCGAAGGCTGTGTCGCGTTCAGGCGTCGGGACCGGACCAGCTCTGGAGGGTGGCGGAGTTACTGCCACTCTCGGAGGTCCAGATGACTCGAACAGTCGCGGTCGAGAGGTCGTCGGCGTTCTGCTCGACAACCGTCGCTTGGCTCCCGGCGGTAATCTCCGAATCCGAGGTTATCGATTCCCAGGTCTCGGTCGTCCCGCTCGCCCCTGCGAGTTGACCCGCGGAGTCGTTCAGGGCAACCGAGGAGGTGATGTTGACCTGCGCGGCGTCGATTGACGTCCCGCTCTCGTGGGTGACCGTGAGGGCGGTGCCGTTGTAGTCGAAACCGAAGCTCGCCTGCGGAGCAGTGTTGCCGACCTGGTCCCCGAGGCCGAGGACGAACGTCCCGATGACGGCCGCGAGGATGACGGTAATCGCGACCATGAGGATGACGCCGATGACCGGCGACACCGCGTCGTCTTCCGCGAGGAGGTGTTTGAAATTCATCTATCCGTTGTAGGTCCACTGCTGGAGCGTAGAGGACGTACTGCCACTCTGCGAGTTCCAGACGACGCGAACGGTATCGCCGTCAGCGAATCCACCGGAGTTGTTTACAACGGCGGACCCACCTGCAGTGATCGGGTCGGAGCCACCGTAACTGGTCCAGTTATTACCGGAATTGGAGAAGTTACCGGTTATCGTGACTTGGTTCGCGGCAATCTGTTCGCCACTCTCGTGGGTGATCGTCAGGTTGTCGGTGCCGTCGTAATCGAAGCTAAAGCTCGCCTGCGGCGACGTTTCGCTGACTTGGTCCCCGAGGCCGAGGACGAACGTCCCGATGACGGCCGCGAGAATCACTGTAATCGCCACCATCAGGATAACCCCGATGACGGGACTGACTGCACGGTCTTCCGTGAAGAGATGTTTGAGTTGCATGCGTTATGTCCGACACCCGGACGGTATCGCTCGCCGAAGACGCCGGTGGCGCGGTCGTCGCTGCGCGACCAGCATCCCTGCCCGGCACCCGTCGCGGTGTGTCCACCCGACTCGTATCCCCGGGATGACTTAAATCTACGTACCAGATTAATGGTCAATTTCGCCCTTGAATTCGGGCATTAATATAGTGTTTATATTGTGTTTAAGTCTATAACCACACCCTTTGAGAGAGAATTTTAAAGAACATCTGACACGTTCTCGGGAGTTTCTTTTCTATCCCGTGTTCGTCGCCGCGCTTACCGGTCGGTCACGACCCCGGCTGTCCCCGTTCACGACCGGGTCGAACACGGCGACGAGAGACGAGATAGTACGAACTCGCGGAGCGGAGACACAAAAGAAAAACGCGGAACGAACGTGACGAGACCGCGACTGCGACGGGGTACTACCTCGCGTTCAGCACTCGGACCAGCCGCAGTTCTGGCAGGTCTTACAGCCTTCGGAGTAGTAGAGGTCCATCTCGCCGCACTCGGGACACTCGGGGCTCTCGCCCGCCGCGAGCAGGTCCGCGACGGCGTCGTTGTCGGACCCGTCGTCGACGGCGACGCCGCCGTCGGTGTCCGCGTTGGCGTCCTCGGCCGCGGCGGCCTCGGCTTCGACCTCGGTCAGGTTCTGCTGTTGCGGGTAGCCCTTGTCGATGTCGCCGTCGAGATACCGCCGCATCGCGGTCCCGATAGCGTCCGGGATGGAGTTAATCTGCTCTCCTTTGTCCCAGGCGACCTTCGGGCTCCGGATACCCTTGAGTTCGTTCGCAATCTCCTCGGGGTCGACGCCCGAGCGGAGCGACGTCGAGACGGTCTTGGCGAGCGCCTCGGTGAAGGAGGCGGTGAAGCCGCCGGAGTTGCCGATGTTGGCGAACAGCTCGAACGGCTCGCCGTGTTCGTCCTCGTTGATGTTGACGTAGAGCTTCCCGTAGCCGGTGTCGATGCGCTGGGTGACGCCGTACAGCACGTCCGGACGGGGGCGCTTCTTGCCCACGTCGCTCGGGGAGTCGGCGAAGGCGAGTTCGAGTTCGCTGCCGATGAGGTCCGAGACCTCCTCGGAGTCGAGGAACGCCTCCACGTTGCCGAACACGTCGCGAATCTGCGAGACGATGGCCTCGGCGGCCTCCTCGTCGTCGGAGAACTCGGTGTTCTTCGCGCGCGTGGTGAGCACCTGCTTCGAGCGGGTACCGTCGCGGTAGACGGTGACGCCCTTGCCGCCGTGGTCGTAGATGTAGCGGTAGACCTCGTCCATGTCCTCTTTCGAGGCGCTGTTCGGGAAGTTACAGGTCTTCGAGATGGCGGAGTCGACGCCGCTCTGGAGGGCGCACTGGACGCCCGCGTGCTCGATACCCGCGAGGTCCGAGGTCACGACGAACAGTTCGGAGATAGCGTCCGGAACCGTCGACAGCGAGGAGAGGCCGTCGAACTGGTTGCTCGCCATCTGCTCTTGTGCCTCCTGCTTTACGGCCTCGACGTCGATGTCGTTGGCCTCCAGCACGCGGAGGAAGTAGTCGTCGAACTCGACGAGCATCTCGTCGCCCTGCACGTCGTCGGAGACGTTCTTGTAGTAGGCGACGTTGTAGATGGGCTCACAGCCGCCGGTGGTGTTCGACACCATCGACGTGGTGCCCGTCGGGGCGATGGTCGTCGTGTTGTGGTTGCGAATCGGGTAGCCGTCTTCCCAGTCGTCGGCGTCCTCGCCGGTGTGGTGTTCGAACCACTCGCGGTACTCGGTCGGGTTCGCGTACTTCGAGTCCTCCCACGCCTCGAACGGGCCGCGTTCTTCGGCGAGTTCGTGGGACGCCCGCTTGGACCCGTGGTTGATGTGGGTCATGAGCTGCTGGGCGATTTCGTTGCCCTCGTCGGAGCCGTAGCGGACGCCGAGCTGGATGTACAGCTGAGCGAGACCCATGATGCCGAGCCCGATTTTGCGGAGTTCGCGGACCTTCTCCTCGATTTTCTCGACCGGGAAGTCCGACATCGTGACGACGTTTTCGAGGAAGCGCGTGCCGCTTTCGATGCGGTGGTTGAACTCCTCCCAGTCGACGGCGTCTTCGAGGAACGCCTCCGTCGCGGCCTCCAGCGAGTCGTACTCGTCGCTGTGGGCGTCGTACCAGACGCGCCAGTCGGGCGAATCCTCCGCGACGAGCGTCGAGAGGTTGATGTGACCGAGGTTACACGCCTCGTACTCCTCCAGCGGCTGTTCGCCGCAGGGGTTGGTGGCGAGAATCTGGTGGTCGGGGTGTTTCTCGACGTCGAAGGAGTGCTCCTTGTTCGCGCGTTCGAGGTAGACGACGCCGGGTTCGCCGTTCTCCCACGCGCCCTCGATAATCTGGTCCCAGAGTTCCTTCGCGGGGACCGAAAGCACCTCGCCGACCTCGACGTACTCGCCGAGACCGAACATGTCGTAGATTTCCTTCGTCTGGGGCGTGGCGACGTGCGGCTCTTCGGTGCGAGGGTTCGTGAAGACGAACTCCTCGTCGTTGTACAGCGCCTTCATGAAGCCGTCGGTGATGCCGACGGAGATGTTGAAGTTCGAGAGGTGGCCCTCGACGGCGTTGCGGAGGTGCTTGGGGACGCGGCCGTCCTCGTCGATGAGTTCGCGCGCCTCGTCGAGCGCGTCGACGAACTTGGTGTGGGTGAAGTCGTCGGGGTCGTTCAGGCGGAGCGTGTGCGCGAGCGACACGTCCTTGTTCTTCGCGTGGAGGAACTGGATGACGTCGGGGTGGCTGACGCGCATGACGCCCATCTGTGCGCCGCGGCGCGCGCCGCCCTGTGCGATGGTCTCGCACATCTGGTCGAACGTCCGCATGAACGTGATGGGGCCGGAGGCGATGCCGCCGGTCGAGCCGACCGCGTCGCCGTAGGGGCGGAGCTTCCAGAAGGCGTAGCCCATGCCGCCGCCGGACTGGAACACCTCGGCGGCCTCCTTGGCCGTCTGGTGTATGTCCGTGATGTCGTCGGCGGGTGAGTCGACGAAACAGGCCGAGAGCTGCTGGAGTTCGTCGCCGGCGTTCAT contains these protein-coding regions:
- a CDS encoding ABC transporter ATP-binding protein, which translates into the protein MADTILSVRDLSTRFFTEEGQVNAVENVSFDVEDGEIFGIVGESDSGKSVTALSVIDLIESPGRVTQGEIWYRNADLAEEFRESKPDAVDGDLVDIRRLPEGVRRSLRGPSFSMVFQDPMSSFNPSITVGEQIAEAVEVQRRARSNPRSTRSRTQGYGLGSLLVDSLLPSKSYVDDESMDRAVELLDQVGIPDPEDRAEEYPHQFSGGMLQRAMIAQALAGEPDVLIADEPTTALDVTIQAQILNLLRDLQEQEGMSILMITHDLGVIARMCDRVGVMYAGEVVERGPLADIFDDPVHPYTQGLLGSIPDVDDPSGRLEPISGNVPSLLDSEMPDACYFADGCPKAMTDCLTRIPEYELDGRHSVRCVLAEQEYDPADAVDSVDGGEAAGEVSADD
- a CDS encoding DMT family transporter, coding for MTRYRNVGLFVVLAAVWGSAFMAIKAGLEFFPPVLFAALRYDVAGVVMLAYALYATDSPLPRGRAEWTEVAIGAVFLIAAYHALLFIGETDPTVTSAAAAVTVSLSPVLTTGFARLLLPSERLTPLGVVGLLLGLVGVAVLSELDPSNLLAGGTVAKLLIFGAAAAFALGSVLTRRVDSELPIETMEAWSMLLGAGLMHVASVGLGERPGAVVLNVQSVAALAYLSLAASALGFLIYFDLLARLGPIEINLVSYVAPVFAALSGWAFLSEVPTPSTVGGFALIFLGFVLLKRGAIRRELRYRFGDGARATD
- a CDS encoding aldo/keto reductase; translation: MSLSMVPLGRTGTTVSELAFGTWRFGRQNDDGAVEVGRDRAHELLDAYAAAGGNFIDTADMYGDGASETYIGEWLGERDREEFVVASKVFWPTREDANGRGLNRKHLRRQIDRILDRLGTDYVDLLYIHRWDDETPVEEFMRTLDGFVRDGKVNYLGTSTLEPNAWKVVKANELADKRGYEPFKVAQPRYNAVNREIEGNYLDMCADYDIGIVPWSPLAGGFLTGKYARDERPPADSRAANDQRFADSYLTPANFDALEQVEEVAEAVGASPAQVSLAWLMHHPQVTAPIVGARTVDQLGENVVAADIDLTPDQFERISVAKRHLSA
- a CDS encoding DUF1684 domain-containing protein, with translation MTDDAFDADAYVSELRAKREEKDDFFGSHPQSPIPPEERDDFDGLDYFDPDPDYRVTASVETHADPEPVTMDTSTDGEVRYLRVATFHFELRDTDLTLGAYRQEHDDSPTLFVPFRDKTTGQQTYNGGRYMELTPDAPLDELEEVVVDFNLAYNPFCAFTEAFECPLPPEENWLDVVVPAGERDYE
- a CDS encoding type IV pilin — protein: MNFKHLLAEDDAVSPVIGVILMVAITVILAAVIGTFVLGLGDQVGNTAPQASFGFDYNGTALTVTHESGTSIDAAQVNITSSVALNDSAGQLAGASGTTETWESITSDSEITAGSQATVVEQNADDLSTATVRVIWTSESGSNSATLQSWSGPDA
- a CDS encoding type IV pilin, which translates into the protein MQLKHLFTEDRAVSPVIGVILMVAITVILAAVIGTFVLGLGDQVSETSPQASFSFDYDGTDNLTITHESGEQIAANQVTITGNFSNSGNNWTSYGGSDPITAGGSAVVNNSGGFADGDTVRVVWNSQSGSTSSTLQQWTYNG